From a single Paenibacillus sp. FSL R5-0345 genomic region:
- the rhaD gene encoding rhamnulose-1-phosphate aldolase — protein sequence MSTSVLESKGYIASSEAPFIQEMSEITRHMWELGWDELNGGNVSYLLDENEVAKYINVLEPLRTIKLTFPVKELAGKYFIVTGSGKYFRNVIKDPEANLGVLRVSANGESVEVLWGLRNGAVPTSELASHFMSHIERLKVDPTHRIVLHTHATNVIAMTFTHDLDELKFTKTLWEMCTECLVVFPDGVSVIPWIVPGSSEIGRETAKKMKDHRLVIWPQHGIFGTGSTMDATFGLVETVEKAATIYNLIGGREIKQKITDQQLWDLAKAFGVTPKAGILEV from the coding sequence ATGAGTACATCCGTATTAGAATCCAAAGGGTATATTGCAAGCAGTGAGGCTCCGTTTATTCAGGAAATGTCAGAGATTACTCGTCATATGTGGGAGCTAGGCTGGGATGAGCTAAATGGTGGTAATGTCAGCTATCTGCTGGATGAGAATGAGGTTGCAAAATATATTAATGTGTTGGAGCCGCTTCGTACCATTAAGCTTACCTTTCCGGTAAAGGAATTAGCGGGCAAATACTTCATCGTGACGGGGTCAGGCAAATATTTCAGAAATGTGATCAAAGACCCGGAAGCGAATCTTGGTGTGCTTCGTGTTAGCGCTAATGGGGAAAGCGTAGAAGTGTTATGGGGATTACGGAACGGAGCTGTACCTACTAGTGAATTGGCATCTCATTTCATGAGTCATATTGAACGACTAAAGGTGGACCCTACACATCGCATCGTATTGCACACACATGCTACGAATGTTATCGCAATGACTTTCACCCATGATCTGGACGAATTAAAGTTTACAAAGACGCTGTGGGAAATGTGTACAGAGTGCCTTGTTGTTTTCCCTGATGGCGTCAGTGTTATTCCATGGATCGTTCCTGGAAGCAGTGAAATCGGCCGCGAAACCGCTAAGAAAATGAAGGATCACCGCTTAGTGATCTGGCCGCAGCACGGGATTTTCGGCACTGGCTCCACTATGGATGCTACCTTCGGTCTTGTGGAGACTGTTGAAAAGGCCGCAACGATCTACAACCTGATTGGCGGGAGAGAAATTAAACAAAAGATCACGGACCAACAGCTGTGGGATTTAGCTAAGGCGTTCGGAGTAACACCTAAAGCTGGTATTCTTGAGGTTTAA
- the rhaA gene encoding L-rhamnose isomerase yields MDQSIITSYNEAKKLYAAHGIDVEKVLEQLAQIKISIHCWQGDDVQGFLFKDKELGGGIAVTGSYHGRAGTPDQLRQDLEKALTLIPGKHKVNLHAIYADTDEEVDLDELEPRHFQSWVDWAKEQGLGLDFNPTCFSHPKAADGFTLSHWDEEIRNFWIKHCKASRTIAEHFGKELGQPCVTNFWVPDGYKDTPVDRLAPRVRLKESLDEIFSEEIDPLYNIDALESKLFGIGSESYVVGSHEFYMGYGLTRGKTICLDAGHFHPTEMISNKLSSILMFSEQLLLHVSRPVRWDSDHVVTMDDELMEIARELVRGDLLSRTNIGLDFFDGSINHIAAWVIGTRNTIKALLRAMLEPVEELKRIELSGDYTSRLALVEEFKSYPFGAVWDYYCASQDTPVREQWLAEVKSYEQEVLLTR; encoded by the coding sequence ATGGACCAGAGTATTATCACTAGTTATAACGAAGCCAAAAAACTATACGCAGCCCACGGTATTGATGTGGAGAAAGTGCTGGAGCAGCTCGCGCAAATTAAGATTTCCATACATTGCTGGCAGGGCGATGATGTACAAGGGTTTCTTTTTAAAGATAAAGAACTAGGCGGAGGAATAGCGGTAACAGGTAGTTATCACGGCCGTGCTGGCACGCCAGATCAACTTCGTCAAGATTTAGAGAAGGCTTTAACTCTTATTCCTGGCAAGCACAAAGTGAATTTACACGCTATCTATGCGGATACAGATGAAGAAGTGGACCTGGACGAATTAGAACCACGCCACTTTCAATCTTGGGTAGACTGGGCGAAGGAGCAGGGGCTGGGGCTTGATTTTAATCCTACTTGTTTCTCGCATCCGAAAGCAGCAGACGGTTTTACGCTTAGTCACTGGGATGAGGAGATTCGTAACTTCTGGATTAAGCATTGTAAGGCTTCTCGCACGATTGCTGAGCATTTTGGTAAGGAACTGGGTCAACCTTGCGTGACTAACTTTTGGGTACCAGACGGATATAAAGATACACCAGTCGATCGTTTAGCTCCGAGAGTGCGTTTAAAGGAATCGCTGGATGAGATTTTTAGTGAGGAAATAGATCCTCTTTATAATATCGATGCTTTAGAAAGTAAATTGTTCGGAATTGGATCTGAGAGTTATGTAGTTGGATCACATGAGTTCTATATGGGCTATGGATTAACTCGCGGCAAAACCATTTGTCTGGATGCCGGGCATTTCCATCCTACAGAGATGATCTCGAATAAGCTATCGTCGATTCTTATGTTTAGTGAGCAGCTGCTGCTACATGTTAGTAGACCTGTTCGTTGGGATAGTGACCACGTTGTAACGATGGATGACGAGTTGATGGAAATCGCCCGTGAGTTGGTACGAGGAGATTTACTCTCCCGAACGAATATAGGATTGGATTTCTTTGATGGGAGCATTAATCATATCGCTGCTTGGGTGATTGGAACACGCAATACCATTAAGGCATTACTTCGCGCAATGCTCGAACCTGTGGAAGAACTGAAGCGAATCGAGTTGTCTGGTGATTACACTTCACGACTAGCTTTGGTGGAAGAATTCAAATCGTATCCGTTTGGAGCCGTGTGGGATTACTACTGTGCTTCCCAAGATACACCCGTTCGGGAGCAATGGCTGGCTGAAGTGAAAAGTTATGAACAGGAAGTTCTGTTAACAAGATAG
- the rhaB gene encoding rhamnulokinase: MNNHIAVDIGASSGRLVRGILQEGVLTLEEIHRFSNRFTEQEDSCFWDIDYLFEQIIIGLQKAKAQGITACTLGIDTWAVDYVLVDAEGNRVQEVFAYRDRRTDLAMDEVEKYISAQAIYEKTGIQKLSINTLYQLYVHSKEELAEADQILLVPDYMYYRLTGRKINEVTNASTTQLLNLDSRDFDDDLLKFLNIKREQFATLTEPGVVLGPLDEALVQTYDLPDCQLICVATHDTASAVLGAPLQKDSAYISSGTWSLLGVERTLPLNSMKAMQANYTNEWGAYGSYRFLKNIMGLWLIQEVRRLMDGRYSFAELAELAQGEEGFQSLISCNDPRFLNPVNMIDEIRSACSESGQRVPETLGQLARCIFDSLALSYFTSLEGLEELIESRIEVLQIVGGGANNSLLCQLTADVIGREVKAGPTESTALGNIVVQMISTGSISDIHEAREIIGQSFEIKSYTPRPTAHLEDILSRWKELQLSTIQYQI, from the coding sequence ATGAATAATCATATCGCCGTCGATATTGGAGCCTCTAGTGGGCGGCTAGTACGCGGAATACTTCAAGAGGGTGTTCTCACCTTAGAGGAAATTCATCGGTTTAGCAATCGTTTTACAGAACAGGAGGATTCCTGTTTCTGGGACATCGATTATTTATTCGAGCAGATCATTATAGGGCTTCAGAAAGCCAAGGCTCAAGGCATCACAGCGTGTACGCTGGGTATAGATACTTGGGCTGTAGATTATGTACTTGTGGATGCAGAGGGAAACCGTGTTCAGGAAGTTTTCGCTTATCGTGATCGTAGAACCGATCTGGCTATGGATGAGGTGGAAAAGTACATTTCAGCACAAGCCATATATGAAAAGACTGGAATCCAGAAATTATCTATCAATACGTTGTACCAGCTATATGTTCATAGTAAAGAAGAATTAGCTGAGGCAGATCAAATTCTACTCGTGCCTGATTATATGTATTACAGACTAACCGGTCGCAAAATCAATGAGGTTACTAATGCATCTACAACACAGCTGTTGAATCTGGACAGTCGAGATTTCGACGATGATCTGTTGAAATTTCTAAATATTAAGAGAGAACAGTTTGCTACATTGACTGAACCGGGAGTGGTTCTTGGTCCTCTCGACGAAGCTCTAGTACAGACTTATGATCTTCCAGATTGCCAACTGATCTGTGTAGCCACACATGATACAGCGTCTGCAGTGCTGGGTGCGCCTCTCCAAAAGGACTCCGCGTATATTAGCAGCGGTACATGGTCTTTACTGGGAGTAGAACGAACTCTGCCTCTTAATTCTATGAAGGCCATGCAGGCTAACTACACCAATGAATGGGGCGCCTACGGCTCCTACCGTTTCCTCAAAAATATTATGGGCCTTTGGCTCATCCAAGAGGTTCGCAGGCTGATGGACGGACGTTACAGCTTTGCGGAGCTAGCAGAACTTGCACAAGGAGAGGAAGGCTTCCAAAGCCTGATCTCTTGTAATGATCCAAGATTTCTCAATCCGGTAAATATGATAGATGAAATCCGTAGTGCTTGCTCAGAGAGTGGGCAGCGAGTTCCAGAAACACTGGGCCAGTTGGCCCGCTGCATTTTTGATAGCTTAGCATTATCGTACTTTACTTCCTTGGAAGGATTAGAAGAGCTGATAGAAAGCCGTATCGAGGTTCTGCAGATTGTTGGGGGAGGTGCTAACAACAGTCTGTTATGCCAACTGACTGCTGATGTTATAGGCAGAGAAGTGAAGGCTGGCCCAACGGAATCCACAGCGCTTGGAAATATAGTGGTGCAGATGATTAGCACGGGAAGCATTTCGGATATTCATGAAGCAAGAGAAATTATCGGTCAATCCTTTGAGATAAAGTCGTATACACCGCGCCCGACCGCTCATCTTGAAGACATTCTAAGTCGGTGGAAAGAGCTTCAGTTGTCCACAATACAATATCAAATCTAA
- a CDS encoding iron-containing alcohol dehydrogenase has protein sequence MSTHVFYVPSINIMGKGCLQEIGPYIQELNLKKALVVTDKFLMKSGIAGKLLAVLDDAGIEYAIYDEVKPNPTCNNVHDGVDYLQAQNCDYLISIGGGSPQDTAKAIGIIATNGGHIKEYEGVHKSKHKSLPIVAVNTTAGTSAEVTINYVITDEERKVKMVMVDKNSIATISVNDPELMVDKPAALTAATGMDALTHAIEALVTPGAYPVTDATALAAVEIIFANLARTVKNGHDIEAREQMVYAIFLGGLAFNNAGLGYVHAMAHQLGGVYDLPHGVCNAMLLPYVEEENAKYVPEKFRAIAKAIGLNVEDQTDKQCADFVIESIKALSTEVGIPSKLSELGVEEVDLDLLAENSMKDACAPGNPFIPTKEEVIALFKKIL, from the coding sequence ATGAGCACACATGTGTTTTACGTTCCATCAATCAATATTATGGGCAAGGGATGTTTGCAGGAAATTGGTCCTTACATTCAAGAACTGAATTTGAAGAAGGCACTTGTAGTCACAGACAAATTCCTAATGAAGAGCGGCATTGCCGGTAAATTGCTGGCAGTATTGGATGATGCGGGGATTGAATATGCCATCTATGATGAAGTGAAACCTAATCCGACCTGTAATAATGTTCATGACGGGGTGGATTATCTCCAAGCACAGAATTGTGACTATCTGATCTCCATCGGCGGTGGTTCGCCACAAGATACGGCCAAGGCGATTGGGATTATCGCCACGAATGGCGGTCACATCAAAGAATATGAGGGCGTACACAAGTCGAAGCATAAGTCGTTGCCGATCGTTGCAGTTAATACTACCGCTGGCACTTCAGCAGAAGTAACGATTAACTATGTAATTACAGACGAAGAACGTAAAGTGAAGATGGTAATGGTAGATAAGAACAGCATTGCTACCATCTCAGTTAATGATCCAGAGCTTATGGTAGATAAACCCGCTGCACTTACGGCAGCAACAGGAATGGACGCTTTGACGCATGCAATTGAGGCATTAGTAACGCCAGGAGCATATCCGGTAACTGACGCTACGGCACTAGCCGCAGTGGAGATTATTTTCGCTAACTTGGCCCGTACCGTGAAGAATGGCCATGATATTGAGGCTCGTGAGCAAATGGTGTATGCGATTTTCTTAGGCGGTCTTGCTTTCAATAATGCAGGTCTTGGATATGTACATGCGATGGCGCATCAGCTTGGCGGTGTATATGATCTGCCACATGGCGTATGTAACGCAATGTTGCTTCCTTATGTGGAAGAAGAGAATGCCAAATACGTACCCGAGAAATTCAGAGCTATTGCAAAAGCGATTGGATTAAACGTTGAGGATCAAACCGATAAGCAGTGCGCTGACTTTGTCATCGAGTCGATCAAAGCGTTGTCTACAGAAGTTGGAATTCCATCTAAACTATCCGAGCTTGGAGTGGAAGAGGTCGATCTTGATCTTTTAGCAGAGAACTCCATGAAGGATGCTTGTGCACCAGGTAATCCTTTTATTCCTACGAAAGAAGAAGTCATTGCACTTTTCAAAAAAATACTATAA
- a CDS encoding DeoR/GlpR family DNA-binding transcription regulator has translation MLAAERRKKIIDLVHQDKRVLVSDLSKMFEVTEETIRRDLEKLEKDGILSRTYGGAMLNRHTNEDLPFVTRNALNTDIKRGIALKALDLINDGDTLMVDPSSTAFEFLKLLGNKNNLTIITNSINILHEFSNSGMDIISTGGSLRYRSLSLVGPVAHDTIQRYNVDTAVISCKGIDMERGITDSNEPECELKKYMLRQANKVVLLADHTKFDKTAFTKLVELGHIDFLITDRKPSEAWLKRLNEENIEVLS, from the coding sequence ATGCTTGCAGCCGAAAGACGTAAAAAAATAATCGATCTAGTCCATCAGGATAAACGAGTACTAGTTTCTGATCTAAGCAAAATGTTTGAGGTCACAGAAGAGACGATACGCAGAGATTTGGAGAAGCTTGAGAAGGATGGCATCCTTAGTCGTACCTATGGCGGTGCCATGCTGAATCGTCATACGAATGAGGACTTACCTTTTGTGACACGTAATGCGCTGAATACAGATATTAAACGTGGGATTGCCCTGAAAGCGCTCGACTTAATTAATGATGGAGATACACTTATGGTAGATCCAAGCTCAACAGCTTTTGAATTTCTAAAATTACTCGGCAACAAAAACAATCTAACCATCATCACAAACTCCATTAATATTTTGCATGAGTTCTCGAATTCAGGGATGGATATCATCTCTACTGGCGGTTCACTTCGTTACCGTTCGTTGTCACTGGTAGGACCGGTAGCCCATGACACCATTCAAAGATACAATGTGGATACTGCGGTGATCAGTTGCAAAGGAATTGATATGGAGCGAGGGATCACAGATTCCAACGAACCTGAGTGCGAGCTCAAGAAGTACATGCTGCGGCAAGCCAATAAGGTCGTTCTCCTGGCGGATCACACCAAATTCGATAAGACGGCTTTTACAAAGCTGGTTGAGCTTGGCCATATTGATTTTTTGATCACGGACCGTAAGCCTTCTGAAGCTTGGCTGAAACGTCTGAACGAGGAAAATATTGAGGTTCTCTCTTAA
- a CDS encoding class I SAM-dependent methyltransferase, translated as MRSGIHERLHFLYKFLHAPRQLGSVTPSSRWLAKTMLNAIPWQQMRNLAELGAGTGAITRFIPNEEKTEMNVLLFEKDTDFRQQLRLDYPDRIFHNDCLRLRLALHNSRLEKLDCIVSSLSFRNFSASDRTLYIEQITSSLKEGGWFITFEYFPQMKKELMQHFEIVSAKWVMLNFPPALVYICRKKASTQVKQADHTTSSRDVISVSQVYTER; from the coding sequence ATGCGAAGCGGAATTCATGAGAGACTTCATTTTCTGTATAAATTTCTGCATGCGCCCCGACAATTAGGAAGCGTTACTCCCAGTTCGCGCTGGCTGGCAAAAACGATGCTCAACGCCATTCCGTGGCAACAAATGCGTAATTTAGCTGAGCTGGGTGCGGGTACTGGAGCGATCACTAGGTTTATTCCAAACGAGGAAAAGACCGAGATGAACGTGCTTTTGTTTGAAAAGGATACGGATTTTCGTCAACAACTACGACTTGATTACCCTGACCGAATTTTCCATAATGATTGTTTGCGATTAAGGCTTGCGCTTCATAATAGCAGGTTGGAGAAGTTAGACTGCATTGTGAGCAGTTTGTCTTTTCGAAATTTCTCAGCCTCAGATCGGACGCTTTACATTGAACAAATTACATCCTCTTTAAAAGAGGGCGGGTGGTTTATCACGTTTGAGTATTTTCCTCAAATGAAGAAGGAATTAATGCAGCATTTTGAAATTGTGAGTGCTAAATGGGTGATGCTGAATTTCCCGCCGGCTCTTGTATATATTTGTAGAAAGAAGGCTTCTACACAAGTAAAACAGGCTGATCATACTACTTCTTCAAGGGATGTAATTTCAGTTTCCCAGGTTTATACAGAAAGATAA
- the gnd gene encoding phosphogluconate dehydrogenase (NAD(+)-dependent, decarboxylating), with the protein MKVGLVGLGKMGFNLGQNLLDHGHEVVAFDLNAPAVEEMKAKGAKGAVTLPELVQQLETPRIIWIMVPHQVVDSVIAELTPLLSKGDIVIEAGNSHYKESIRRYEQLKEYGISFMDAGTSGGMEGARNGACYMVGGDPEAWEVVEPIFRDTAVESGFLYAGKAGSGHFLKMVHNGIEYGMMAAIGEGFEVLEKSEFDYNFEEVARVWNHGSVIRSWLMELVERAFSKDAKLDEIKGIMHSSGEGRWTLETAFDLQAATPVIAMALLMRYRSLETDTFTGKVVAALRNEFGGHAVETK; encoded by the coding sequence ATGAAAGTAGGATTAGTTGGATTAGGAAAAATGGGCTTCAATTTGGGCCAGAATTTGCTGGATCATGGACATGAGGTTGTCGCATTTGATTTGAATGCACCTGCTGTGGAGGAAATGAAAGCTAAAGGTGCTAAAGGGGCAGTAACGCTTCCTGAGTTAGTACAACAATTGGAAACACCTAGGATTATTTGGATCATGGTTCCACATCAGGTTGTGGATTCAGTCATTGCTGAGCTTACACCTTTGTTATCTAAAGGGGATATTGTCATTGAAGCGGGGAATTCGCATTATAAAGAGTCTATTCGCCGATATGAGCAATTGAAGGAATACGGAATCAGCTTTATGGATGCAGGTACATCCGGAGGGATGGAAGGTGCGCGTAACGGAGCTTGTTACATGGTTGGCGGAGATCCAGAAGCTTGGGAGGTTGTGGAGCCCATTTTCCGTGATACGGCTGTAGAAAGCGGCTTTTTATATGCCGGTAAGGCTGGTAGCGGCCATTTCCTAAAAATGGTGCATAACGGTATCGAATACGGCATGATGGCTGCCATAGGTGAAGGCTTTGAGGTATTGGAGAAGAGTGAGTTTGATTACAACTTTGAGGAAGTCGCTCGGGTATGGAATCATGGCTCCGTCATCCGGTCTTGGCTGATGGAACTGGTTGAACGTGCGTTCTCGAAAGATGCTAAATTGGATGAGATCAAAGGGATTATGCACTCCTCCGGTGAAGGCAGATGGACGCTCGAAACTGCATTTGATTTGCAAGCTGCAACGCCCGTAATCGCGATGGCGTTATTAATGCGCTACCGTTCTCTTGAGACGGATACCTTTACTGGCAAAGTAGTGGCTGCTCTTCGGAATGAATTTGGCGGACATGCCGTTGAAACGAAGTAA
- the zwf gene encoding glucose-6-phosphate dehydrogenase, protein MESSTFVLFGATGDLAKRKIYPALYNLFLDGQISGPLSVIGLGRREVSNEAFRKQVLQSLQTFSRQPAVDSPQLQVFLEAFEYSVLDVGNTEDYLKLLEHVQRREQLFNIPENRMFYLSVGPEFFKEIAANIHSSGLGSTKGWKRLIIEKPFGTDLKSARELNDSLNAVFTEEEIFRIDHFLGKPMVQNLEVLKYSNPVLRALWKNRYIANVQITASETVGVEERAGYYDKAGALRDMFQNHMLQLMMMMAMQLPKGSTPEEIRGKKIYVMEHLIPISKDEVNKHVVRGQYTEGEIKGNAVAGYLNEPGINQSSQNETFIAARLFIDDPLWNDVPFYVRTGKRMKEKSTRIVIEFKEPFNDSNNLNKGNDVPNLLIIEIGPNEAITLQLNTKDQLQKGKLEPVRATYEAGTSDVPEAYENLIFDALRGDATFFAHWREVELSWQWVTPIQEAMEEGLMPLHTYASGSYGPDAAMELLGEDRWWFDEAAEQSEELTAQAEVAATQESIRPGA, encoded by the coding sequence GTGGAATCATCAACATTTGTGCTATTCGGCGCTACAGGAGATTTGGCAAAACGTAAAATCTATCCTGCACTATATAACCTCTTTTTAGATGGTCAAATTTCAGGTCCTCTTTCCGTGATTGGATTAGGAAGAAGAGAAGTTTCAAACGAAGCCTTCCGTAAGCAAGTACTGCAATCCTTACAGACGTTTTCTAGACAACCAGCGGTTGATTCACCGCAATTGCAGGTGTTCTTGGAGGCTTTTGAATATAGCGTTCTAGATGTAGGGAATACAGAAGATTACTTGAAGCTGCTGGAGCATGTACAACGTCGTGAGCAGCTATTCAATATTCCGGAGAACCGGATGTTCTATTTGTCAGTGGGTCCTGAGTTTTTCAAGGAAATCGCAGCTAATATTCACTCAAGTGGTCTGGGTTCTACGAAAGGCTGGAAACGTCTGATCATTGAGAAGCCTTTTGGTACAGATTTGAAATCAGCTAGAGAGCTGAATGATAGCTTGAATGCTGTATTTACTGAAGAAGAAATCTTCCGGATTGACCACTTCCTAGGTAAACCGATGGTTCAGAACTTGGAAGTCCTGAAGTATTCTAATCCAGTGCTAAGAGCGCTGTGGAAAAATAGATATATTGCGAATGTTCAAATTACGGCGAGTGAGACTGTCGGTGTTGAAGAACGGGCAGGCTATTATGATAAAGCTGGCGCACTTCGTGATATGTTCCAGAATCATATGCTGCAGTTGATGATGATGATGGCGATGCAGCTTCCTAAGGGCAGTACACCTGAAGAAATCCGCGGGAAGAAAATTTACGTCATGGAGCATCTCATTCCAATTAGCAAAGATGAGGTTAATAAACATGTTGTCCGTGGACAATATACAGAAGGTGAAATTAAAGGGAATGCTGTGGCAGGTTATCTGAATGAGCCGGGAATTAATCAATCCTCGCAAAATGAAACATTTATCGCAGCGCGTCTATTTATAGATGATCCGCTATGGAATGATGTACCCTTCTACGTTCGTACTGGGAAGAGAATGAAGGAGAAATCCACACGAATTGTTATTGAGTTTAAAGAACCGTTTAATGATAGTAATAACTTGAATAAAGGAAATGACGTACCGAATTTACTGATTATCGAGATTGGACCGAATGAAGCCATTACGTTACAACTTAACACGAAAGATCAGCTGCAAAAAGGAAAGCTTGAGCCTGTCCGCGCTACTTATGAAGCGGGTACCTCTGATGTTCCGGAAGCCTACGAGAATCTAATCTTCGATGCGCTTCGTGGAGATGCTACCTTCTTTGCGCACTGGAGAGAAGTTGAACTGTCTTGGCAATGGGTTACACCTATCCAAGAGGCAATGGAAGAGGGGCTTATGCCACTTCACACATATGCTTCAGGTTCTTATGGTCCAGATGCGGCTATGGAGCTATTAGGTGAAGATCGCTGGTGGTTCGATGAGGCAGCTGAGCAGTCAGAAGAACTCACAGCTCAGGCTGAAGTTGCAGCAACGCAGGAATCTATACGGCCAGGGGCGTAA
- a CDS encoding fructose bisphosphate aldolase, giving the protein MNMKQWDRIRTGQGFIAALDQSGGSTPKALLQYGVTEDSYSNEDQMYELVHEMRTRIIKSPAFDSKYILGAILFENTMDRLIDGKYTADYLWEEKGIVPFLKIDKGLADPEDGVQLMKPIPGLSDLLQRANERHIFGTKMRSVIKEANPSGIKKVVEQQFEVGKQILEAGLVPIIEPEVDIHTADKTASEKLLKAELSAQLSKLGKDVKVMLKLSIPTENNFYRELMEDPHVLRIVALSGGYTQAEANDKLAHNQGLIASFSRALSQGLSAGQSNDEFNALLSKSVEAIYAASIQ; this is encoded by the coding sequence ATGAATATGAAGCAATGGGATCGGATTCGGACGGGACAGGGTTTTATAGCGGCCTTGGACCAAAGTGGTGGTAGCACACCAAAAGCGCTGCTGCAATACGGTGTTACAGAAGACAGTTACTCCAATGAAGATCAAATGTACGAATTGGTTCACGAGATGAGAACGCGCATTATCAAGAGCCCTGCATTTGATTCAAAGTATATACTGGGTGCCATCTTATTTGAGAACACTATGGATCGTCTCATTGACGGGAAATATACTGCTGATTATCTCTGGGAGGAAAAAGGCATTGTACCCTTTCTAAAAATCGATAAAGGACTCGCCGACCCAGAAGACGGGGTACAGCTCATGAAGCCAATTCCCGGCTTAAGTGACCTTTTGCAGCGTGCCAACGAACGACATATTTTCGGGACGAAAATGCGCTCGGTGATCAAAGAGGCCAATCCTTCCGGCATCAAAAAAGTGGTTGAACAACAGTTTGAAGTCGGCAAGCAAATTTTAGAAGCGGGGCTGGTTCCGATTATCGAACCGGAGGTCGATATCCACACCGCTGATAAAACAGCTTCGGAAAAGCTGTTAAAAGCAGAACTTTCAGCTCAATTGTCTAAGCTGGGCAAAGATGTGAAGGTCATGCTGAAGCTCTCCATCCCCACAGAAAATAACTTCTACCGCGAATTAATGGAGGATCCTCACGTTTTGAGAATTGTTGCATTGTCCGGTGGATACACACAGGCTGAGGCCAACGATAAGCTCGCCCACAATCAAGGATTAATCGCCAGCTTCTCGCGTGCTTTATCGCAAGGACTAAGTGCCGGGCAGTCAAACGATGAGTTTAACGCGCTCCTATCTAAATCTGTAGAAGCAATTTATGCAGCCTCTATTCAATAA